GGCCCCGGGAAGCGGCGGCATGGGGCGTTCGTAGAGGGTGCCCGTCACCACGTAGACACGGTAGCCGTTGCGGGCCAGGTTGCGGATCTCCTCCTCCAGCAGCCGCCAGGGCCCCTGGTTGAGCGCCGACTTCTGGGGGGTGATGTTACTGAGGTAGTTGGTCTGCTCCCAGTGGGGCGTGCCCTTCACGCCGGCCAGGGGGACCATGTGCCCCCGGTCGGTGTGGAGCGCCGCGTGGGCGCCTCTGTAGTCCTCGGGCTCCAGTGTCGCCGTCTCGGGGAGGGCGGGGTCGGCCTTCCAGTAGCGATGGGTATCGGTGTCACCGTAGATGGTCCGCGGCGAGACCACATAGGCCGCCCAGTCGGCGAACCTGGTTTCGGGATCGGCGCAGAGGATGTAGATCTCCCGCTCCACCAGGGTGCCGCCGGCGCCCTGGGGCGCGCCGTAGAGGGTGGGCTCCCCGGCCGAGGCGGGGAGCGCCGCGATGAACAGCAGCAACAGAAGCGATATCACTCTGATTGGTCTCATGGGACCTCCTCACACAGGACAGTACCGGCCCGGCCGAACGGGAGAGGTCGCTCCCGGCTCCGCCGGGAAGGAACCCTATTTTTGGAGGGAACCGTTCCTTACAAGGATAGCACCGGACCGGCGGCCGGGGAAGACGGGGCGCGCTTCCGGGATAGCCGTGGGCACACAGAGGATGGAGACAGCCGAAGCCGCCTCCATCCTTGCGGGTTGCGGTTCCCTTCGGGCATGCGTTGCGGCTAGAGGTAGCCCGCCTCCTTCAGGGCTTCGGCGGCCTTGTCCACGTTGCGGCTGTTGACCTTCACCACCGGGCCGGTGCAGCCCATTGCCGACTCGGCGTAGATGGAGGCCTTCCAGAGGGCCCGGACGGCGTCCTCGATGGCCAGCACGTCCACACCGTGGAGCTCCTCGTCGGTGGGCTCTCTGGGCGGGGCCGTCACTTCCTCCCCGGCGGCCGCCTGCCTGGGCTGGGCCCTGGCCAGCTCCTCGTCGAGGCCCGCCTTCCGCGCGGCGGCCAGCTCGCCCTTGACCAGCCCGGGCAGGTTGCCCCGCACCGCCTGGGCGGTGAAGGCCACCGCGCCGGCGATCACCGGTGCGCCGCTGGCCCGGGAGATGATGGAGATCACCTTGTCCCAGCCTTCGCCGGCGGAGGGGCCGTATCCCCAGCCCAGGGCCTCGTAGCTGCCGCCGGTGGAATATGCGGAGAACATCTTGATCAGCACGTTGCCGGTGAGGGTGTCGGTGACGCAGACATCCACCGCTCCGGCCAGGATGTCGTTGCCCCGCAGCACGGCGCCGCCGTCCCTGCGGACGCTGCTGCCGAAGGTCATGGGATAGCCGGCCTCCACGAGCTTCTGCAGCGACCGGTAGACCGTCTGGGCGCCCTCCACGTTGAGGATCCCCACCGTGGGCTCGGGGATCCCCGAGGCCCTGGCAACGGCCACACCGTAGAGGGCGTTGCGGATCATGGCCTCCACCCGGTGGACAGCGCTGCTGCCGGTGGTGGAGGCGAGGATCATGGGCTTGCCCTTCGCCGGCGTGACCACCCGGCCGATGGTGGCCACCCCCATGGGGAAGGGATAGTGGAGAGCCACCGCTCCCTGCACGGTACCGTCTTCCAGGGCTCGCTCCATCCCCTGGGCGATGTCGGCCTCGCAGTCCGGGGTCTCAACCCAGGCCAGGTCGTCAAAGCTCTCCACCCGGGGGCCGATCATCACAACCTCCAGACCGGGGTTGTCCTGCATGGCCCGGCGGCCGCCCCGGGCCATCTCCTCCGGCCCGTGTTCGCTGCCCGAAGAGAGCAGGCCGATGCGCACCCGCGGCCCGCCGTGCCGCGCCGCCTCGACGATCTCCCCCAGGGCTTCGGCGATCAGTTCCTTCTTCGCGCTCATGGAGCGTCCCCCCTAGGATTCCTTCTGCCGGAGGTTGGCAGCGAGCTCCTCCAGCGATTCCAGCAGCAGCTCCCTGACTTCCTCCTTGGTGACGCCGCCAGCTCCCGACCCGGCGGACGGGCCTTCGATCATGAAGGAGGCGCCGTCGGAGAGATTGGTCAGCCGGGCGAGGAAGAGGCTGCCCTTGCCGATGATCATGGCCCGCTGCATCCGGCCGTCGGCGATCATCTCCGCCGCGGGCCCAACGAAGGGCACGCCCGAGGGGATGTGCCCCTGGGTGTGGGCGAAGCCGGGCACGCCGCGCTCCTTGACAAAGGTGGGGATCTCCTTTTTCTCCAGCTGCTTTTTCATCACCGACAGCGCGCCGATCATCTTGGCGTTGGCCGTGGGCACGTCGCCGGCCCCGGCGGGCAGGGTGATCTCCGCGATCTGGAGTTCCGCGGCGTAGCGGTCCACATCGGTGAACGAAAGCCCCGCCTCCTGCAGCGGCTCCCAGACCAGAGCGCCCATGACGGCCTGCGGGGAGGCGCCGGCGTTGACGGTGTGCTTGCCGATGGCGTCCAGACGCATCTCCGGCGACGTCCCGTCGGGGGGCGTCAGGAGGACGGCGAGGTTGCCCAGGCAGTCCTCCAGGGGAGGCAGGCCCTTCTTCACGTGGTCGCGGCTGTTCATGTAGAGCTTGGGGATCGCCCCGCCGGCCAGGACCACACAGTTTTTCCGCGCCCCGGCGGCCACCTGGGAGGCCCCGGCGATCATGGCGTTCACCGGACCGGCGCAGAAGCCCCGGACATCGCAGCCGCTGGCGTTGCCGCAGCCGGCGATCTCGGCGATGGCCTTGGCGAAGTTACCGCCCCCCCGCTGGTTCATGTCGCCGGCGGCCTCCTCGGAGCACTCCACGATGAAGTCCACCTCGTCGGGGGTGATCCCCGCGTTCCTGACGACGTGCAGCAGGGCCAGCACCCCGCCCGCCTTGGCGGCGAGGTTCTCCAGCAGGACGTGGGCGTCCAGCGAGGGGTCCGTCTCGTGGCCCTTGCGGCAGCAGCCCACCACCTGGCCGCCGCAGTAGAGGAGCTCGCCGCCGTGCTGTTCCACCTCTTTGGTGATCTCTCCGCGTTCGCGGCCCGCTTCCAGACGGCCCACCATGGCGTCGGTGACCAGCTCGTGGGCCTCCAGCCTGGCCCGCACGTCGGCGGCGAAGGCCTTCTCCAGCCAGACCAGGTCGAAGACGTCACAGATATCGAGCAGGCCGAGGAACTCGTCCTCCGGCATGATCTCGCCGTACCTGCCGTAGCGCGGCGCGTCGTCGATCCGGTTTTCATGCCAGGGCGTAGCCCGCCTCTCCAGCTCCTCCAGGTCCATCGCCCCGATGTAGGCCTGGTTCGGCGCATAGCCGCGGGCCTGCTCGTAACTCTGGAGCTGTCCGGCGAGGTTGGCGAGATAGTCCGTCTCGCCCCTGGCCCTGCGCTCCATATAGGGGGTGTTGCCGTAGTGCAGCCCCAGCTCGGGGGTGTGGTTCAGACAGTAGGAATAGCCGCTGATGGCAACCCGGGACATCGGATCCGCTCCCTTCGATTCTCTTCCTGAGGAATATCTCCGTCTCCTAGAATACCAGGAAACCGGTTCGGACAACTTGTATACCTGCAGAACCTTTCGCCTGCGCGCTACCGGCAGCCGCAGAGCTCGTCGCCGACGCTCTGCACGGGGAGCTCCTCCCAGGTGCCGTCGGGCCGGTAGAGCTCGGCGTGGCCGTCGGCGGTCTCCTTGCCGATCAGGACCCGGAAGGGAATCGCCAGCCGTTCCGCCTGGCTGAACTTCACCTCGCCGTCGAGCCCCCTGTCGTCAAGCAGCACCTGCAGCCCGGCGCGGCGGAGCCGCTCAATGAGCTGCAGCGCCCGTTCCCAGGTGGGGCCGGCGCCGCTTTCGGCGGGGACCACGCAGACATCGAAGGGGGCGAAGCCTTCGGGCAGCGGCCGCTCCCGCAGCCGGTCGCCCAGGGAGGCGGCGAGCTGTCCCAGATCGATCTCCCCGGCCCAGCGGTAGGCGTACTCGGTGACGCCATCCCGCCCCTTTTTGCGGACCATATCCTTGCCGGTCAGCGGCTCGGTCTGCAGCTGAAGCGTCGCCAGAGGACGCAGCGAGGCCTCTTCGAGGGTATCGCCGCAGGCGGGGCAGGGAAGACCGGGTTCCAGCAGGGCCAGGTCGGTCACGGTCTGGGCCCGGAAATCCCGGCCCCAGCAGGCGCCGGTGCTGTGGCAGTCCGGTCTGTTGGCGCCCACCACCACGTTGCGGGCCCCCTCCACACCGCTGTCGGCCACGATGGTGACCGATTCGGACAGCCCCACGGGGCCGAGGTATCCGGCCACGTCGCCGATGGCCTCGCGCAGCTCGGCGGGTTTGGCCCGCCGCACCGAAGCGCCGCCGAAGTGGCGGCGGAGCTTGGCCATGCTGAGATTCCGGTGGCCCCTGATCAGCGCGGCCACCACCCTTGCGCGGTCACCCTCGCCGACGGTGTAGAACATGGTCTTCAGCGTCCGGTGCGGTTCCACCTGCAGCTGCCTGCAGAGCTCCCGGATGGTGTTGGCCCCGGGGGTATGCACCTCCTGCAGCGGTTCCCCGGCCTCCTCGTCGGCGGGGTGGAAGCGCTGTTCGATCAGGCTGTCCGGCTGGGCGCTCCAGCCGCAGCGGGGACAGGCCAGACCGTCGGCGCCCTTCCGGGCCTTGCCGTCGGCGGGGGTCAGCAGGCGGCGCCGCACCCCTTCGGCTGTGGCCTCCCTTCCGGCGGTGGCGGTGATGCCCGCACCCGCAACGGTCTCCCGCAGCAGTTCACCGATACGCTCCATGCGCTCCTCCGCCGCCGCAGGGTCCTGTTCGTAGCCTTCCAGGAGGATGCCCTGCTCCGTTTCCATCGAGAAGGCCCGGGCGATCTCCGTAAAGTCCTTGATATAGCGTTCGGCGATGCTCCTGGTGCCGCCGGTGCCGTCGGCCATCTGCACGGGCTGGACGGCCTCCCCGGCGAGGGCGCATTCGATGCGCTCCCGCAGGGTACGGCGCAGAAAGAGCCCCAGCGGCAGGAGCACCAGCTCGTCGCTTTTTGCGTTGTACGCTGCATAGCCGGAGGCGATCAGCCGCCCCAGGCCGTTGTCTTTCATCTTCCCCGGCGCTTTGCCGCCGGCTGGTATGAGTACGGTGGACATCTTCATTTGTTTACCCCCAGAAGCTCGGTATCGAAGAGGGGAGATCCCCCACAGGGCTGGCGTTTCGACGCATGGAAGGGCCCTCAGAAAAAGCTTTTCAGGAATTCGCGGTCCATTCTGGCGAACTCGCCCGGAGCGTCCTCGGGGAGAACCTTGTGCGGCAGCTTCTCCTGGGCTGCCATGGCCTTGCGGAGCGCCTCCAGCCCCCGGCGGTCCAGACCGGACCTCCCGGCGGCCTCCAGCACTACCGAGCGGTAGGGAGACTCCATGAGCCGCCGGTTGGGCGGCAGCGGGCTGCCGGCGAGCCGCCACCGGCCGCTGCGGACCTCCTTCCAGGCGTGCTCCAGCACCGCCGTCACGTCGCCCTCCACAACCTGAGCCCTCTCCCCGAGCTCCTGAATGACAATCGGATTGTTGGTGACCACAAGCACGGCGCATCCTCCTCACCGCATAGGCTTTCTCCTCTATAGAAAGCTCCGACAGAACGAGGATACGCCCTGTCGGAGCCAACTGCTCGCGCTTTGCGAGAACCTGGAGTGCGCTAGAGGGTGGCGGTGCTGTTCTCCTCGCGCATTCCCTTGACGGCCTGGTTGATCGCGTCGCTGTCCAGAACCATCTCCATCATGGATACCTGTTCCTCCCAGGCGGACTGGTCCGCTTCGGAACGGATCTCCTCTTCGAGCATGTGGTAGACAGGGAGTCCCAACTGGACTCCGGCCAGTGGACCTGCAAAGGTGGGGTCGCCGGCGGAAACGGTCTCGGCGTAGATCTCCGCGCCTTCGGCGTCGGACGAGCCGAGCACGACAACGGTGTTCTCCGCACCGTACTTCTCCGCGGCATCCTTCACCCGCTGCTGGTTCTGCAGATCCATGGCACCTGCGGCGGTTCAGACGAAGCACTCCGTCGCCGAAAAGACGATCTCGGCGCCTGTATCCTTGAGACAGGCCTCCATGGCGGGACCGGGGATCCCGTCACGCTCTCCGAGAAGGAGCAGCTTCTTGCCCTCGAGTTTGCCCATGTGCACACCTCCCTTCCAAAGATCTCTTTTCGCGTCGTCATGCTGCCCTGTGGAGCATGTCCGGATTATAGCATGCCCCCGCAGAGCAGATGCTACTCGCTGAAAACAGTCTGCTCGTCCACCTCGGTGGTCATGGCCGTGAAGGCCCGTTCCAGAAGCTCCCTGCGGGCGGCGAGGTCGGTCTCCTCGCCGGCGTCGGGATCCCCCGTCGGATGGGGGATGGCCACACCGGGAACGATCCGGTTGGCTCCCACGGTGAGCATGATCGGGACGATCGTGGCGATCTGCACCACCGGCCTGCCCAGCACCCCTTCAATCTCGCGTACCATCGATGCGCCGCATCGAGTGCAGGTTCCTCAGGTGGAGGTGAGGATGACGGCGTCAACCCCTTCGGCCTTGAGCTTCTCGCCGATCTCCCGGCCGAACCGCTCGGCGTTGGCCACCGAGGTGCCTGTGCCCGTGGTGGTGTAGAAGGTGTTGTGGAGCTCGCCGATCCGGCCCTGCTTCTCGAAATCCCGCAGCACGTCCACCGGCAGCACCACGTTGGGGTTCTTGTTGGCGTAGACCCGGTCGTAGCCGCCGTGGATGGATTCGTAGGCCTCGGGGCTCAGGGAATCGACGCCGCCGATGTCGTATTCGCCGTACTTCTCCGCCGAGGAGACCCGGATGTGGTCGGGGTTGCCCATGGGCACGATCCCGCCGGAGCAGACCAGGGCGATCCTGGCCTTGCCGAGGTCCTGCACGGCCGGCGCCGGATCCACCCGGTTGAAGACCGGCATCCCGTACTCGGTGGTGAAGGGCTCGCCCTTGATCTTCCT
The sequence above is a segment of the Synergistales bacterium genome. Coding sequences within it:
- a CDS encoding DNA/RNA non-specific endonuclease encodes the protein MRPIRVISLLLLLFIAALPASAGEPTLYGAPQGAGGTLVEREIYILCADPETRFADWAAYVVSPRTIYGDTDTHRYWKADPALPETATLEPEDYRGAHAALHTDRGHMVPLAGVKGTPHWEQTNYLSNITPQKSALNQGPWRLLEEEIRNLARNGYRVYVVTGTLYERPMPPLPGADEPHRLPSGYYKAALVEERPGDPATLRGWAWIMDQQTPRDAVYGDHAVPIDEVERRAGVDLLAELEEGIQEAFEARAPGSLKAYIAAGEPAPVWWNPAADEDLFLLLHAFPGEQLERSAPRDRKGITVYVTESGTKYHRKGCQLLAKTSANIDRCCHPWSTAD
- a CDS encoding glycine reductase, yielding MSAKKELIAEALGEIVEAARHGGPRVRIGLLSSGSEHGPEEMARGGRRAMQDNPGLEVVMIGPRVESFDDLAWVETPDCEADIAQGMERALEDGTVQGAVALHYPFPMGVATIGRVVTPAKGKPMILASTTGSSAVHRVEAMIRNALYGVAVARASGIPEPTVGILNVEGAQTVYRSLQKLVEAGYPMTFGSSVRRDGGAVLRGNDILAGAVDVCVTDTLTGNVLIKMFSAYSTGGSYEALGWGYGPSAGEGWDKVISIISRASGAPVIAGAVAFTAQAVRGNLPGLVKGELAAARKAGLDEELARAQPRQAAAGEEVTAPPREPTDEELHGVDVLAIEDAVRALWKASIYAESAMGCTGPVVKVNSRNVDKAAEALKEAGYL
- a CDS encoding DUF5940 domain-containing protein yields the protein MSRVAISGYSYCLNHTPELGLHYGNTPYMERRARGETDYLANLAGQLQSYEQARGYAPNQAYIGAMDLEELERRATPWHENRIDDAPRYGRYGEIMPEDEFLGLLDICDVFDLVWLEKAFAADVRARLEAHELVTDAMVGRLEAGRERGEITKEVEQHGGELLYCGGQVVGCCRKGHETDPSLDAHVLLENLAAKAGGVLALLHVVRNAGITPDEVDFIVECSEEAAGDMNQRGGGNFAKAIAEIAGCGNASGCDVRGFCAGPVNAMIAGASQVAAGARKNCVVLAGGAIPKLYMNSRDHVKKGLPPLEDCLGNLAVLLTPPDGTSPEMRLDAIGKHTVNAGASPQAVMGALVWEPLQEAGLSFTDVDRYAAELQIAEITLPAGAGDVPTANAKMIGALSVMKKQLEKKEIPTFVKERGVPGFAHTQGHIPSGVPFVGPAAEMIADGRMQRAMIIGKGSLFLARLTNLSDGASFMIEGPSAGSGAGGVTKEEVRELLLESLEELAANLRQKES
- a CDS encoding GrdX family protein; the encoded protein is MLVVTNNPIVIQELGERAQVVEGDVTAVLEHAWKEVRSGRWRLAGSPLPPNRRLMESPYRSVVLEAAGRSGLDRRGLEALRKAMAAQEKLPHKVLPEDAPGEFARMDREFLKSFF
- a CDS encoding glycine/sarcosine/betaine reductase complex selenoprotein A; this translates as MGKLEGKKLLLLGERDGIPGPAMEACLKDTGAEIVFSATECFVUTAAGAMDLQNQQRVKDAAEKYGAENTVVVLGSSDAEGAEIYAETVSAGDPTFAGPLAGVQLGLPVYHMLEEEIRSEADQSAWEEQVSMMEMVLDSDAINQAVKGMREENSTATL
- the grdB gene encoding glycine reductase complex selenoprotein B, with the translated sequence MAYTIVYYINQFFAGMGGEEQAHTPPEIRDGAVGPAQQMEKLLGGDAKVEATVICGDSFYGEHTDEARARCLEMIKANEPDLFVAGPAFNAGRYGFACGDISAAVAEELGIPTLTGMYEENPGVELYAAKTFIVKVSDSARGMRKALPAMATLVGKLMRSEELGPADEEGYISRGMRKNFFHETNGAHRAVDMLLRKIKGEPFTTEYGMPVFNRVDPAPAVQDLGKARIALVCSGGIVPMGNPDHIRVSSAEKYGEYDIGGVDSLSPEAYESIHGGYDRVYANKNPNVVLPVDVLRDFEKQGRIGELHNTFYTTTGTGTSVANAERFGREIGEKLKAEGVDAVILTSTUGTCTRCGASMVREIEGVLGRPVVQIATIVPIMLTVGANRIVPGVAIPHPTGDPDAGEETDLAARRELLERAFTAMTTEVDEQTVFSE